The proteins below are encoded in one region of Triticum aestivum cultivar Chinese Spring chromosome 1B, IWGSC CS RefSeq v2.1, whole genome shotgun sequence:
- the LOC123112456 gene encoding probable xyloglucan 6-xylosyltransferase 1 has product MWVAERVLGERRMREIQRFTRNAKLTVVCLMLTILVLRGTVGAGKFGTPQQDLTELRHRFISHPQRALSEHHDARSKASDAQAQATQAAGKAAARDDEPEPQPRSLRDPPYTLGPKISDWDEQRAAWNRRHPETPPFLNDVKPRVMLVTGSSPKPCENPVGDHYLLKSIKNKIDYCRIHGLEIFYNMALLDAELAGFWAKLPLLRALLLAHPEVEFFWWMDSDAMFTDMAFELPWERYGPYNFILHGWDEMVYDDKNWIGLNTGSFLLRNCQWSLDYLDTWAPMGPKGPVRIEAGKVLTKYLKDRPVFEADDQSAMVYILATQREKWGNKVYLENGYYLHGYWGILVDRYEEMLENYQPGLGDHRWPLVTHFVGCKPCSKFGDYPVERCLKQMDRAFNFGDNQVLHMYGFEHKSLASRRIKRVRNETSDPLDMKDDYGLLHPAFKALKTTTPSVFLNISLCKNFTMN; this is encoded by the coding sequence ATGTGGGTGGCGGAGCGGGTGCTGGGGGAGCGCCGGATGCGGGAGATCCAGCGCTTCACCCGGAACGCCAAGCTCACCGTCGTCTGCCTCATGCTCACCATCCTCGTGCTCCGCGGCACCGTCGGGGCGGGCAAGTTCGGCACGCCGCAGCAGGACCTCACCGAGCTGCGCCACCGCTTCATCTCCCACCCGCAGCGCGCGCTCTCCGAGCACCACGACGCCCGCTCCAAGGCCTCCGACGCCCAGGCCCAAGCCACCCAGGCCGCGGGGAAGGCCGCCGCCCGCGACGACGAGCCGGAGCCGCAGCCCAGGTCGCTCCGGGACCCGCCCTACACGCTCGGCCCCAAGATCTCCGACTGGGACGAGCAGCGGGCCGCCTGGAACCGCCGCCATCCGGAGACCCCGCCCTTCCTCAACGACGTCAAGCCGCGGGTCATGCTCGTCACGGGGTCCTCCCCCAAGCCCTGCGAGAACCCCGTCGGCGACCACTACCTCCTCAAGTCCATCAAGAACAAGATCGACTACTGCCGCATCCACGGCCTCGAGATCTTCTACAACATGGCGCTGCTCGACGCCGAGCTCGCCGGCTTCTGGGCCAAGCTCCCGCTCCTCCGCGCGCTCCTCCTCGCGCACCCGGAGGTCGAGTTCTTCTGGTGGATGGACTCCGACGCCATGTTCACGGACATGGCCTTCGAGCTGCCGTGGGAGCGCTACGGCCCCTACAACTTCATCCTGCACGGCTGGGACGAGATGGTCTACGACGACAAGAACTGGATTGGCCTCAACACCGGCAGCTTCTTGCTGCGCAACTGCCAATGGTCGCTCGATTACCTCGACACCTGGGCGCCCATGGGGCCCAAGGGCCCTGTTCGTATTGAGGCTGGTAAGGTGCTCACCAAGTACCTCAAGGACCGGCCGGTCTTTGAAGCCGACGATCAGTCGGCCATGGTGTATATCCTCGCTACCCAGCGTGAGAAGTGGGGTAACAAGGTGTATCTCGAGAATGGCTACTACCTCCATGGCTATTGGGGGATCTTGGTGGACAGGTACGAGGAGATGCTTGAGAATTACCAGCCAGGGCTCGGCGATCATCGGTGGCCACTGGTCACTCACTTTGTCGGGTGCAAGCCATGCTCCAAGTTTGGGGATTACCCTGTCGAGCGATGCCTCAAGCAGATGGACCGGGCCTTCAATTTCGGGGATAACCAGGTCTTGCACATGTATGGGTTTGAGCACAAGTCTCTTGCGAGCAGGAGGATCAAGAGGGTCAGGAATGAGACCAGTGACCCTCTTGATATGAAGGACGATTACGGGTTGCTCCACCCAGCGTTCAAGGCCCTCaagactactactccctccgtgttcctaaatataagtctttgtaaaaATTTTACTATGAAttag